cagatggtttcacaggtcggcgcaacatcgagggccgaagggcctgcactgcgctgtaatgttctcattcTAATAGCCAGATTTTCCTCTAACTGACGTTGAATCTCATTCTGTCGAACTATGAAACTGGCACAGTCATGGTTGGAGAAACTTGTCTGATTTCTACTGATGCTAAAGGCCCAGATTTTAGGGGAATAGGGTGATTTTCCCTGAACTAAATGACAAAGTGGTGATTCCTTGTACTTTATACTCTGTATACAATGTTAATCTGTATGATACCTCAGGGTTAGTTACATTGTGAAACAGTGCTACCTGCTGCTGTAAACTCTGCTCCCCAGTATTTTATCTAACAAGGAGAGTTTATTCTGTCCCGTTACAAGTTTTAAATATCCCTGCTCTCTTAGTTTATAGGGGAAGGTAGTCTCTCACTTCATTCCTCATCAAACTAGCTCTCTATTTATTTCAACTGGTCCAGAGTTTTGGGAGAATTTTTGGAACTTTCCTCCGAGCGGGACCTCATACACAGTGGACCAATTCTGGGAAACTACTGGGTTTACTACCCTAGTTTACCCAGGAGCCACCAACTTTGTGTGAAGCCCCACCGCTGGCCTGTATGTGACAGTACTTCAGGACCAATACCCCACCACCTGTTCGATTTAAACCTTTATCCCAGCTGATTTGAGCTCCCAAATTCACTGAAGTATCGGCCTGGATGATGAGAAAGGGGGCCTGACTCCATGACCTTCAGCCAGGACTCCCACCTGAGTCAGAAGAGTCTATTTGAGTGACCTGTATTTGCTGGGTCATTGATGCTTTAAGGTAATGTAACAAGACCCTGTGGGGAAAGGTCAGCTCTCCCACCAGCTGGTCACTGCCCGGATGCTCTGCTCTTAGTTACTGAATGTTTGCAGTTCCAACTTCCACATCTTATGGGAGCTGACACTTCAGTAACCGTCACTTAATGGTACACATCGAGAAGAGGGTGTGATGCTCTGTGTACACGGACTGCTGGCCTACGTGTCTCTTCAATGGATGTATCACAGACAAGAAGAAAAACAGCAATCGATAATGATTTTTCATAATTAAACTATCAGCCCTTTCCTGTGACCTGTATGACTGATCATATGAAGACTGTAAAATCCTTAATAGTTCACAAGGATCCATTTTGGGTTCTCTAGTCCTGAGAGAATTACTAACTCATCCCTTTATTATTGGTCATCTTTGTGTTGGATCTGCCTCTCTCATTGAGCTGAACTGTTTGCTTCCCTTCATTATGGAGCAACAACAGAATCTATGTCTGTTGTCACGATTGATTAAGaagaatcccaaagctttttatacgtatataaagagcaacaggtttgccagggaaagggttggcccactcaaggacaaaggaaggaatctatgtgtggatccagaggaaataggtgaggtactaaatgagtactttgcatcagtattcaccaaagagaaggagttggtggatgatgagtccagggaagggagtgtagatagtctgggtaatgccgatatcaaaaaggaggtggtgttgggcgtcttgaaaaacattaaggtagataagtccccagggcctgatcagatctaccccagaatactgagggagacaagggaggaaattgttgggggcttgacagaaatctttgtatcctcattggctgcaggtgaggtcccagaggactggagaatgttgttcctttgcttaagaagggtagcaaggataatccagaaaattacaggccgatgagccttacgtcagtgttagggaaattattggagaggattcttcggcacaggatttactcccatttggaaacaaattgaattattcgcgagaggcagcatggttttgtgaaggggaggtcgtgtctcactaacttgatggagttttttgaggaagtgacaaagatgattgacgaaggaagggcagtggatgttatctatatggacttcagtaaagcctttgacaaggtccctcacggcagactggtacaaaaggtgaagtcacacgggatcagaggtgagctggcaagatggatacagaactggctcggtcacagaagacagagggtatcagtggatgggtgtttttctgaatggagggatgtgactagtggtgttccgcagggattagcactgggacctttgctgtttgtattatatataaatgatttggagggaaatgtagctggtctgattagtaagtttgcggacgacacaaaagttggtggaattgcggatagtaatgaggattgtcagaggatacagcaggatatagatcggttggagacttgggcggagaaatggcagatggagtttaatccggacaattgtgaggtaatgcattttggaaggtctaatgcaggtgggaagtatacagtaaatggcagaacccttaggagtatcgacaggcagagagatctgggcgtacatgtccgcAGGTCACTAaaactggcaacgcaggtggataagctagtcaagaaggcatacggcatgcttgccttcattggtcggggcatagagtataaaaattggcaagtcatgttgcagctgtacagaaccttagttaggccacacttagaatattgcgtgcaattctggtcgccacactaccagaaggacgtggaggctttggagcgggtacagaggagatttaccaggattttgcctggtctggagggcattagctatgaggagaggttggagaaactcggattgttttcactggaatgacggaggtggaggggtgacatgatagagatttacaaagttatgagtggcatggtcagagtggatagtcagaagctttttcccagagtggaagagtcagttactaggggacataggtttaaggtgcgatgggcaaagtttagaggggatgtgcgaggcaagttctttacacagagggtggtgagtgtctggaacttgttgctgggggaggtggtggaggcaggtaccatagagacgtttaagaggcatcttgacaaatacatgaataggatgggaatagagggatacggacctcggaagtgcagaaggttttagcttagacagacattatgatcggcgcaggcttggagggccgaatggcctgttcctgtgctgtactgttctttgttctacaatTCATCCAACAGTTGGAGACAAATAAATAATTACCTCAACACCTGGCATTTGTGAAGTGAAGGTCTCAGCCGCTGGAGTCCTTCAAACTGTATGTTGCAGGACTCCAGATCAAATTCTTTTATTGTATCACAGAGTGCAATGACATGAGACAGGACCGCACAGTCAATTGGTTTCAGGTCCAATCCACGAAATGTTTCCACCGATCCGACTGTGGCCTGAACCAGTGCTTTATTCTTAGACTCAAACAGGTAGTACAATGTGTTCAGGAGGTTTCTTTTACCCTCTGTGTTTCCAATTTGTCCTTCAATCTTCTCCTTCACCCAGTCAATCACTTGGCAGGTTGTTTGATGAGAAAATGGACCCAGAACCTCCTGTAGGGGCTGAGCTGAGTGTGAGGAGGTGAGACCAGCAACAAAACGGAGAAATATCTCAAACCTCCCATCCTCCTTGCTGTGGGCTTCATTCAGGAGTTTCGGGATGTTCCCGGGATCAGGAGTCAAGAATTGTGGGATTGCGGCTACAAACTCTTGGATGGTGAGGTGTGTGAATGTGTAAACCACCCTCTGAACAGAATCATCTCTCTCCAAAAGTTCCATTATGAACCCAGACAGGAAGTGGGAAGGTTGCAGACTGTACTCGATCAAATCTTCATTTCTAAACACAATCTTCTTCTCAGAGACTCCTGTGAAGGCCATCTGACCAATCTTTAGTAATACATCACAAGGGCTTTCAATCTCTCGGCCATGGTTTTTCAGAATGTTATAAATATAATAAGAATAAACTTGGGTGATGGTCTTGGGaacttgctgctgtttcctgtctctttgtgtaaagaagggacccagtgacagacagagaatccagcagtaggaagggttgtaacacatggtgtacaggatctcgttctcctccacgtgtttgaaaacagctgctgccaccgtccgatcttcaaaaaacttgttgaaatattccttccgttcatcaccaacaaatcccaggatttcagcccagacactgatctcagccttTTCCAATAAATGTAAAGCAGTGGGACGGCTGGTCACTAGCACTGAACAACCTGGGAGCAGCTTGTGCtgtattaaactgtacacaatgtcagaCACTTCACACCAGCATTCGGGATCTGTACACATGGACTGAGCTTCTGTATTTCTCCGATTGTCAGCAAAATCGAACCtgtccttgaattcatccaaaccatcGAATATAAACAGTAATCCCTCTGGATTCTTCCAGAGCTCTCCCAGAAGATTCTCAAAGTAAGGATACAGATCCAGTATTAGTTTCCTCAGGTTTATTCTACAGTTA
This genomic interval from Heterodontus francisci isolate sHetFra1 unplaced genomic scaffold, sHetFra1.hap1 HAP1_SCAFFOLD_586, whole genome shotgun sequence contains the following:
- the LOC137366248 gene encoding NACHT, LRR and PYD domains-containing protein 3-like, with amino-acid sequence MAQPKTPALFRNYTDFKLRALIPGLQESFTHNEFTSKMQSLLQCSEFCRQAVYSKIPAMVTLSTFRLPRTSGSGNACHHRRSKRRSRSNTFKNEIEHSWSAGRSQCRISHLQSQIPDVQQKHKETLRIQTESLRVNTILIKEKVKIFQLVDRYAERTVISTVRDQTLVEHELLARGRDHEDCREKHLQRELEKIQTDQLFQSSFSQRKSKSGSLAVVRGVPGIGKTTLVQKIVYDWATGKIYPKFQFVFSFKFRELNAINCRINLRKLILDLYPYFENLLGELWKNPEGLLFIFDGLDEFKDRFDFADNRRNTEAQSMCTDPECWCEVSDIVYSLIQHKLLPGCSVLVTSRPTALHLLEKAEISVWAEILGFVGDERKEYFNKFFEDRTVAAAVFKHVEENEILYTMCYNPSYCWILCLSLGPFFTQRDRKQQQVPKTITQVYSYYIYNILKNHGREIESPCDVLLKIGQMAFTGVSEKKIVFRNEDLIEYSLQPSHFLSGFIMELLERDDSVQRVVYTFTHLTIQEFVAAIPQFLTPDPGNIPKLLNEAHSKEDGRFEIFLRFVAGLTSSHSAQPLQEVLGPFSHQTTCQVIDWVKEKIEGQIGNTEGKRNLLNTLYYLFESKNKALVQATVGSVETFRGLDLKPIDCAVLSHVIALCDTIKEFDLESCNIQFEGLQRLRPSLHKCQVLRLRGNNVGDSGVKLLSEALRNTDCKMQKLDLWDVGLTDSCIEDLASAFSTNQSLTGLNLGSNTFTDRSVPALSCLIMNCRRLEQIWLVENRFSSVRKNQLKSLQDTRPRLRVTV